The Dioscorea cayenensis subsp. rotundata cultivar TDr96_F1 chromosome 19, TDr96_F1_v2_PseudoChromosome.rev07_lg8_w22 25.fasta, whole genome shotgun sequence genome includes a window with the following:
- the LOC120283377 gene encoding proline-rich protein 4-like: MAVKPLARDFGLVLSVVVLLSLMSLISCSSRSFSAQESGVFAEVVGATECLDCDEKNIKHENAFKGLQIAIKCKVINKLQEPYYVTKATSELNPKGEFIVQLPDDVIGHLDDLTTQCFAQLHDASNTPCPHQSPSNIILLQSKLNSNKLTYSTSTSKLPFSSSTCSSVFLLHKFFHHHHMYKMPNPSPYPTPVYEPKPNPSPPPSPVYKPTPYPSSPPSPVYKPTPNPSPPSSPVYNKPTYVPKYPPVYKKPLPPIPEYHPHPKYQIPPSHEWPPMPPFPKYHAHPKFQLPPSPPFSSHHPHHPYFPPSKEVALPSP; encoded by the exons ATGGCGGTAAAGCCGCTTGCCAGAGACTTTGGCTTGGTGCTCAGTGTGGTAGTGTTGTTGAGTTTGATGAGCTTGATCAGTTGCTCAAGTAGGAGTTTTAGTGCACAAGAGAGTGGGGTTTTTGCTGAAGTTGTTGGTGCAACTGAGTGCTTGGACTGTGATGAGAAGAACATCAAGCATGAGAATGCTTTTAAAG GACTTCAAATAGCAATCAAATGCAAAGTCATCAACAAGCTGCAAGAACCCTACTACGTGACCAAAGCCACAAGTGAACTCAACCCTAAAGGGGAGTTCATCGTACAACTTCCAGACGATGTCATCGGACACTTAGACGACCTAACCACCCAATGCTTTGCTCAACTCCATGATGCTTCCAACACTCCATGCCCACACCAATCTCCTTCCAACATCATCCTTCTCCAATCCAAACTCAATTCAAACAAGCTCACCTATTCCACCTCCACATCAAAGCTCCCATTCTCCTCATCTACTTGCTCCTCAGTCTTCCTCTTGCACAAGTTCTTCCACCACCACCATATGTACAAAATGCCAAACCCATCACCATATCCGACACCGGTATATGAGCCAAAGCCAAATCCAAGCCCACCACCATCACCGGTATATAAGCCGACACCATATCCAAGCTCACCACCATCACCGGTATATAAGCCGACGCCAAATCCAAGCCCACCATCATCACCTGTGTATAATAAGCCTACTTATGTTCCTAAGTATCCTCCTGTTTATAAGAAGCCACTGCCTCCTATTCCTGAGTACCATCCACACCCTAAGTACCAGATTCCTCCTTCCCATGAATGGCCACCAATGCCTCCTTTTCCTAAGTATCATGCACACCCTAAGTTCCAGCTTCCTCCTTCCCCTCCCTTCTCTTCCCATCACCCACATCACCCTTACTTCCCTCCTAGCAAAGAAGTGGCTCTCCCTAGTCCTTGA